A single window of Myxocyprinus asiaticus isolate MX2 ecotype Aquarium Trade chromosome 48, UBuf_Myxa_2, whole genome shotgun sequence DNA harbors:
- the LOC127437644 gene encoding general transcription factor IIH subunit 1-like: MASLSEEVLLVVKRVRQRKQDGNLYLMAERIAWGPEGKDRFTVSHLYADIRCQKISPDGKAKIQLQLVLHTGESTTFHFANESTALKDRDATKELLQQLLPKFKKKANKELEEKNRMLQEDPVLFQLYKDLVVSQVISAEEFWANRLSLNSVDHALSNNNNKQEVGISAAFLADIRPQTDGCNGLRYNLTSDIIESIFRTYPTVKQKYAENIPHNMTEKEFWTRFFQSHYFHRDRINTGQQDIFSECAKQDEKGLKSMVTQGVKNPMLDLLSLEDKTLDEGYGTATVPPSSNSLNKTLRENSNCAIIKRFNHHSAMVLAAGLRKVEASSDQTSETSSTDGNSRDSDFFQPPFKKVKLQEAIEYDDLQSDSGRKTIALNLKKSDRYSHGPVPLQLQNYTTSQDIITSISVIQNEMKNYKPCLTKVMSSSAAGSAITELSPGGVLMQGGGQQTINQLVPTDVQSELKHLYTAAGELLRHFWSCFPINTPFLEEKVVKMKSNLERFQVTKLRPFQEKLQRQYLSINLTGHLEEMLQSAYNKFQAWQTRRMMRKT; encoded by the exons ATGGCGTCTCTGTCTGAGGAGGTGTTGTTGGTGGTGAAGAGGGTTCGTCAGAGGAAACAGGACGGGAATCTGTACCTGATGGCCGAGCGTATCGCCTGGGGTCCGGAAGGGAAGGACCGCTTCACTGTCAGCCATCTGTATGCCGACATCCGCT GTCAGAAGATCAGTCCTGATGGTAAGGCAAAGATCCAGCTGCAGTTGGTTCTGCACACAGGAGAAAGCACCACCTTTCATTTCGCCAATGAGAGCACAGCACTGAAGGACAGAGACGCCACCAAAGAACTCCTACAGCAACTGCTGCCCAAATTCAAGAAGAAAGCCAATAAAGAGCTGGAGGAGAAGAACAG GATGTTGCAGGAAGACCCTGTTCTGTTCCAGCTCTATAAAGACTTGGTCGTGAGTCAGGTCATCAGCGCCGAGGAGTTCTGGGCCAATCGGCTGAGCCTGAATTCTGTTGACCACGCCctctccaacaacaacaacaaacaggaAGTGGGCATCTCAGCTGCCTTTCTG gccGACATCAGACCACAGACAGACGGCTGCAATGGCCTGCGGTACAACCTGACCTCTGACATCATCGAGTCCATCTTCAGAACCTACCCTACAG TCAAGCAGAAATACGCAGAGAACATTCCTCACAACATGACGGAGAAGGAATTCTGGACACGGTTCTTTCAGTCTCATTACTTCCACAGAGATCGAATCAACACGGGACAGCAGGACATCTTCTCAGAGTGTGCCAAACAGGACGAGAAGG GCCTGAAGTCGATGGTGACTCAGGGAGTGAAGAACCCAATGTTGGATCTGCTGTCCCTCGAGGATAAAACATTAGACGAG GGTTATGGCACAGCAACAGTTCCCCCCTCATCAAACTCATTAAACAAAACATTGAGAGAGAACAGTAACTGTGCCATCATCAAACGCTTCAACCATCACAGCGCTATGGTGCTGGCAGCCGGACTGCGCAAAGT ggaagCCTCCAGTGATCAGACCAGTGAAACCAGCAGCACTGATGGAAACTCCAGAGATTCAGATTTCTTTCAGCCACCATTTAAAAAG GTGAAATTACAGGAAGCCATAGAATATGATGACTTGCAGAGTGACTCTGGCCGTAAAACCATTGCTTTGAACCTGAAGAAGTCTGACAG ATACTCCCACGGGCCAGTTCCTCTGCAGCTGCAGAATTACACCACCAGTCAGGACATTATAACCTCCATCAGTGTTATCCAAAACGAGATGAAGAACTATAAACCCTGTCTGACAAAG GTGATGTCTAGCAGTGCGGCGGGCTCCGCCATCACAGAGCTGTCACCTGGAGGGGTTCTGATGCAGGGTGGAGGCCAACAGACCATTAACC AGTTGGTGCCCACTGATGTTCAGAGTGAACTGAAACACTTATATACGGCCGCTGGAGAGCTGCTCCGACACTTCTGGTCCTGTTTCCCCATCAACACTCCCTTCCTGGAGGAAAAG GTAGTTAAGATGAAATCTAACCTGGAGCGATTCCAGGTGACTAAGCTCCGCCCCTTTCAAGAGAAGCTCCAACGGCAGTATTTGAGCATTAAT CTAACGGGGCATCTTGAGGAAATGCTGCAGTCTGCATACAACAAGTTCCAAGCCTGGCAAACCCGTCGAATGATGCGAAAAACCTGA